The Bos javanicus breed banteng chromosome 11, ARS-OSU_banteng_1.0, whole genome shotgun sequence genome includes a window with the following:
- the LOC133256546 gene encoding small ribosomal subunit protein uS12-like: MGKCHGLCTARKLRSHQRDQKWHDKQYKKAHLGTALKANPFGGASHAKGIVLEKVGVEAKRPNSAIRKCVRVQRIKNGKKITAFVSNDGCLNFIEENDEVLVAGFGGKGHAVGDIPGVRFKVVKVANVSLLALYKGKKERPRSIILMMKAR; encoded by the coding sequence ATGGGCAAGTGTCACGGTCTTTGTACTGCCAGGAAGCTCCGTAGCCACCAACGAGACCAGAAGTGGCATGATAAGCAGTACAAGAAAGCCCATCTGGGCACAGCCCTGAAGGCCAACCCTTTCGGCGGTGCTTCTCACGCCAAGGGAATTGTGCTGGAAAAAGTAGGAGTTGAAGCCAAACGGCCAAATTCTGCCATCAGGAAGTGTGTCAGGGTTCAGCGAATCAAGAATGGCAAAAAAATCACTGCTTTTGTATCCAATGATGGTTGCTTGAATTTTATTGAGGAAAATGATGAAGTTCTGGTTGCTGGATTTGGTGGCAAAGGTCATGCTGTTGGTGACATTCCTGGAGTCCGCTTTAAGGTTGTCAAAGTAGCCAATGTCTCTCTCTTGGCTTTATACAAAGGCAAGAAGGAAAGACCAAGATCAATAATTTTGATGATGAAAGCACGATAG